The sequence ACAACGCCCGCCCCGTGCAGCCGCTGGACGGCCGCACGATCAAGGAGTCGCGCTGAGCCGGTTCGCCGCCCCCGCGCGCACGTCGAAACATCGCCGGAAGGAGCGGGCCGTGCAAGCGCCCGCTCTCTGTCGTCCCCGCCTTCAGTCCAGCAGATCGGAATAGTCCCCGCTGGCGTAGCCCTCCAGCGTGGCCCACGGGACTTGGCGCGGCGCCGGCAGAGTGCTGACCGTCATGAGCTGGTGCGAGAGGCCGTGCGCGTCCGACTGTTCGATGCGCCGCGCGTACTGCCCCGCGATGTCCCAGTCCACGAGCGTGCTGCGCTGGCCTTGCTTGAGCCGGTAGCGCTGCACGCCCTCGCGCGGCGCACCCACCGTTTCCATGCGCGACAAGGCCGCCGGATCGACCAGCCAGTAGGCCGCGGCCCAGGATCCCCCGTAGCCGACGTTGCCATAGTGGGCCAGGTCGACATCGATGACGCGCTTCTGCTCGCGTAGCGCGATCTGCACCAGCACCTTGCCGCTGCCCGCCTCGCGCCGGAGATAGAGGGGCGCGCCCTCGGCGGCCTCATGCGCATGGCCGGCTTGCGGCCCGGGTGCGTCGTGGTGACCGTGCGACTCCGCCTCGCGCAGGGCCCGCGGCAGGTCCCGCTCGATCCACACGCGACCGGCGCGGCGGTACATGAGGTCGGCGTAGGCGTTGTCGCGCTGCACGCCGTCGTGACCGATGACGCGGCTGGTGTAGGAGACGCGCAGGTTGAGCTCGGGCGCCGCGTCGCTGACGACGGGAGCCGCAGCCGTCGCGGCTCCCGTCGTAACCAGCGCCACCAGCACGATCCCCGAACGGAGAAGGCTGAAGGGACGACGCATCAGAGGCCCGCCGCTTCCTTGACCTTGAAGAACACCTTGGTGTTGTCCATGGTGCCCTTGAAGATCTTGGCGCCCGCGCCGCCGGCAAACAGCATGACGTCGCCACCCCCGTGCGTTTCGGAGCCCGGCGTGCCCAGGTTGATGCCGACTTCCTGCAGGAAGTTGTCCTGCGTGGTGTCAACCGCGCTCAGGTCTTCGCGCGCCGCGCCGCGGGCCGGTGCGATCCAGGGTTTGTTGCCGTCTTCCGCATTGACCTGGCTGGCGGCCGTCGCATTGGGGCGGCCGCCGTTGCCGAACACCAGGGTGGTGTAGGGCTTGCCGTCGGCGGCCAACGCCGGCGCGCCGGTCTGGTAGTCGATCACCTTGCCGAGGATGGGGCTGCCGATCTTGCCGTAGCCGTTGAAGGCAATCGCGTGGTCATGGTCGGCGGTCACCACGATCAGCGTATTGGCCAGGCCCGGATCGAGCTTCTCCATGAACGCCAGGGTGGTGTCGATGGCCTTGTCGAAGGCCAGCGTGTCCTCCAGCGCGCGCTTGGCATTGCTGCCGTGCAAGGCATGGTCGATGCGACCGCCCTCGACCATCAGGAAGAAGCCGCTGCTATTGCGACTGAGCACGCCCAGGGCCTTCTCGGTCATTTCAGAGAGACTGGGTTGGTCGAGGTTCTGATTCACGCGGTCCAGCTCGTAGGCCATTTCGCTGGGCGAGAACAGCCCCAGCAATTTGCTGGCCTTGCTCGCATCGAGCGCGCGCAGCTGGGTGCCGCTGGAGACGTAGCTGTAGCCCTTGGCCTGCATCGCGGTGACGAGATTGACCTCGTCCGTGCGTTTGCTGCCGGCGGAGGACTTGGGCAGGTAGTTGCGCGTGCCACCACCCATGAGCACGTCGATGCCATCACCCAGAGCCGCGTTGTAGTTGGCGTGCCCCGGCACGGACTGTTCGGCGATGGTGTTGTAGCCGTTGCGGTTGCAGATGTGCGCGTAGGTCGCCGCCGGCGTGGCATGGCCCACACGGGTGGTCGAGATGGCGCCGACCGCGCGCCCCTTGGCCTTGGAGAGCTCGAGCAGCGTCGCGGCAGCCGTGCCATTTCCGGCGACGCAGGTGGTGTTCTCGCCGTTGATGAACTGGGAGCCGTCCGCCTTGTAGGCTAGGGTGTCGCTCGACATCGAGATGACCTCGTTGTTCGCCTTCACCCCGGTCATGTAGGCGGACATGGACGGTGCGCTGTCGGTGGTCTGGCCGTCGTTCGAGAAGGTCTTGATGCGTGCGGCGTAGCGCAGCGACTGCATCGTCAGCGTCGCGCGCTCGGCGCTCACCAGCGAACCGGGTTGCGCGGCGAGCTGCTTCTCGCCCTTGTAGATGCGGGCAGCGGTCACGGTCACCGGCCCCATGCCATCGCCGAGAAAGAAGATCACGTTCTTGGCTTCACCGGCGGCCTGGGCCACGCCGGTCCATGCGCCCAGCGCGCAGGCAAGCGCCAGGGTGATGGAGGTGCTGCGCCGATATTTGCTCGTCATGAGAGGCATTCCTGTCGTCTGTTCGTTTGCGTCTGTGCGGCGGCTCATTGCAGGCCGATCGCTTTCTTCATCAGGCCATACACGTCGGTGTTGGTCATGACGCCGCTGAAGTTCTCCGCGCCCAGTCCTTGCGCGCCCAGGAACACGTCTCCGCCCCCGTGGGTTTCGCTCGCGAGGGGCACCACGGCCTCCTGCAGGAACTCCACGTTCTCGAGTTCGGTGTCACCGATCGGGCCACGCGTGGCAAGGCGGCGCGGGCCGTTGCCAAAACCCAGGATGGTGTAGGGGTTGCCGTCCACGTCAGTGGAGGGCTGACCATTGACGTAGTTCTTCACCAGTCCCAGCACGCCGGGCTTGCCAGCCTGCGTCTTGCCGGTGCGCTGGGCGTAACCGTTCATCTGCAGGGTGTGATCGTGGTCGGCGGTCACCACGATCAAGGTGTTTTTGAGCTCCGGATCAAGGACCGCCATCTTGGTGAGCGCGGTCTTGATTGCGTCGTCGAAGGCCACCGTGTCCTGCAGCGCGCGACGCGCGTTGGTGGCGTGCAGGGCGTGGTCGATGCGGCCGCCTTCCACCATCAGGAAGAAGCCCTTCTTGCGCGCGGCCAGTGCGTCGATGGCCTTGGCGGTCATCTCGGCGAGGCTGGGTTCCTTGCTGCTGTCGCGGTCCAGGTCGTAAGCCATGTGGCTCTTGGTGAAGAGACCCGCGATCTTGGTGCTGCCATCGACGGGCAGCGCGTCGAACTCTGCCTTGTTGGAGGCGTAGCCGTACTTGGCCGTCTTGAACTCGGCAACCAGATCGCGCTTGTCGTTGCGCAAGCCGCCGCTCTCCTTGGGCGTGAAGTAGCTGCTGCCGCCGCCGAGGATCACGTCCACGCCGTCGCCCAGTTTGGCGTTATAGCCGGCGCCGCCGGGCACTAGGGCGGCCGCAATGGTGTTCTCGGCGTCCCGGTGGCACACGTGGGAATACGTCGCTGCGGGCGTGGCGTGGGTGATGCGCGCGGTGCTCACCACGCCGGTGGCGTAGCCAGCGGCCTTCATCTGTTCGAGGATGGTCTCCACGGCCGCGCCGTTGCCGGTGGGGCAGGTGCTGTCGAAGCTCGCGTGGTAGGGCTTGCCGGCCGAGTCGCTGGCCTTGGTCTCCGGCGTCATGGAGATGACTTCGTTGTTCATCTTCACGCCGGTCATGTAGGCGGCCATGGACGGGGCACTGTCCGTGACCTGCCCGTCGTTGGAATAGGTGTGGACGAAGGCCGTTTCGGGCAGCTTGTCCATGGTCAGTTCGCCGTCTTCGCCCACCGCGTAGATGCGCGCGGCGGTCATGGTGGTAATGCCCATGCCGTCGCCGAGAAAGAAGATCACGTTCTTCTTGGGCTGCGGCGTAACGGGCGTCGGGGGCGTTTCGGCAACAGTGTTGTGGTTGTCGCTCCCGCATGCGGAAAGCACCAAGGCCGCGCTGGCGAGCGCGAGACAGGTCCTTGTCAGCTTCATCGAAAATCCTCGAATGAGTACGAACTGGGTGTCGCGGTAGCGCGACGAAGTGGAGTCCTTAATTAAGGCTTCCTTAATTAAGGTGAGAATGAGACTCCACTGTCATTGCCGGACGGTGACAGGCAATCGGGCGATCGCTGCAAGGCGCCGCGATGCGCCACATCGATGGCGGCAAGGTCGGCACCTGAGCGGACGGAACCCCGCGATGCGTCACCCTTTGTTACACCTGATGCGTCGTGGCAATCCTCCTGTAACAAGAGAGCCTCAGACTTGAAACCTGACCCCTAAGTAGTCTCCTCCTCCAGGAAAGTCATCAGACCTGACCCGCAGAAACGGGTCGGGTCTTTTTTTGTCTGCTTTTTTTGTCTGTTTCTTGCGCGCTGACGACGCTGGACACCTCAGGACGCGAGGCCGCGACAGGCCAGGATGTACGCGTCCTGCGCACGCGCGTGTTGCTACATATCGCCGCGCGCCCAGGGATTCGCCTCGCAAGACCATCCCCTCTTCGGCCATCGGCCGTGCGCACGAGCGACACGGAAGCGCCCCCGCCTTCGGCGTGGGTGCCGGCAGGTGCGGGGACCGCGTATCCCGAAGCGGCGGGCCAGGCTCGCCGCGCCCCTGTGATCTAATCCGCCGGTCGCCCCGAACCTGAAGCCTCGCCGCCGTGACCGTCCGCCTCGCCCGCACGCACCGACTCGCCGCCATCCTGCTACTGGGCTTCGCCTCCGGCCTGCCGCTCGCGCTTACCGGGCAGGCGATGCAGGCCTGGCTCACCACCGACGGCGTCGATCTGGCGACCATCGGCTTCCTCGGGCTGGTGGGCATCCCCTACACCTTCAAGTTCCTGTGGGCGCCGTTGATGGACCGCTTCGAGCCGCCGCTGCTCGGCCGCCGGCGCGGCTGGCTGGTGGTCTCGCAGCTCGCGCTCGCCGGGGTGCTGGCCTGGATGTCGCGTCTCGCGCCCGGTGCGCAGCCGCTCCTCTTCGCGCAGGCGGCAGTGCTGGTGGCCTTCCTCTCGGCCTCGCAGGACGTGGTGGTCGACGCCTATCGGACCGACTTGGTCGGCGACACGCCCGAGCAGGGCCTGGGCGCTTCGCTGCATGTCTTCGGCTACCGCATGGCGATGATCCTTTCCGGCGGCATCGCGTTGATCTGGGCGGACCAGTGGCAGAGCTGGCCGCGGGTCTATCTGTTGATGGCCGCGGTCATGGTCGTCGCGGCCGTCGTGTCGCTCGTCTTCGTGCCGGCGGTCTCCAGCCAGTCGCGCCCGCTGGCCTCTTCGCCGCGCCAGGAGCTGCTCGGCTTCCTCGCGATGCTCGTCGGCGTCGCGGCGGGCTGGTTGCTCGCACGGCAGGGCCTGATGCTCCTGGGCCTCGACCCGGCGGACGACAACAAGTGGATCCAGTTGCTCTTCGTGCTCGCCGAGATCGCCTGCGCGCTGCCGCTGGCCTGGTGGGCCGCCCGCAAGGCGCGCTTCGAAACGCTCAACCGTTCGCTCGAATCCTTCTTCACGGTCAAGGGTGCGGGCGCCTTCCTCGTGCTCATCGTGCTCTACAAGCTGGGCGATGCTTTCGCCGGCAGCCTCACCACGCCGTTTCTCATCAAAGGCATGGGCTTCACCCAGGCCGAGGTCGGCATCGCCAACAAGCTGATCGGCATCTGGCTCACCGTGCTCGGCGCTCTGGCGGGTGGCGCGTTGATGCTGCGGCTCTCGCTCTATCGCGCGCTACTCATCTTCGGAGTGCTCCAGCTCGTCTCCAATGCGGGCTTCCTCGCGCTTGCCCATCTGGGCCGCGGCGCCTGGGGGAGTTTCTGGCTGCCCGCCTTCGACTGGCATTTCATCGCGCTGCGCGAACCGGCCCAGCTCGACGGCCTGCTGCTGGCCGTGGTCGCGGGCGAGAACATCTCCGGCGGCATGGGCACCGTGGCCTTCGTCGGCTTGCTCATGAGCCTGTGCAACAAGCACTTCTCCGCCACCCACTACGCCCTGCTCTCGGCGCTCGCCGCGGTGGGGCGCATCTATGTCAGCCCGCTCGCCGGCGTACTCTCGCTCGCCATCGGCTGGCCTGCCTTCTTCGTGCTCTCCATCGTGCTGGCCGTGCCGGGCGTGGTGATGGTCTGGCGGATGCGCGAGCGTCTGCTCGCCCTGGCCCCACCCACCGGCGCCCAGCGCTGAAGCACGCCACCACTTCCGTTCGCCGCACCATGACCCAGACATCCGATGCCCTGATCAAGGCCGCCCATGTGCTCTCCGACGCCTGCGAGGCACTCTCCTTCGCCGCGCCGGTAACCCATGTCTACAACCCACTCACCTATGCGATGGGCGCGAACGAGCAGTACCTGAAACGCTACGGCGCAACGAAGAAGAAGGTGGTCTTCCTCGGCATGAACCCCGGCCCCTTCGGCATGGTGCAGACCGGCGTGCCCTTCGGTGAGATCGCCGCGGTGCGCGACTGGATGGGCATCTCCGGTGGCGTCGAGAAGCCTGCGCAGCAGACCGACAAGCGCCCGATCGAAGGCTTCGATTGCCCGCGCAGCGAGGTCAGCGGCCGGCGCCTCTGGGGCCTCTTCGCCCAGCGCTTCGGCAGCGCCGACGATTTCTTCGCCGAGCACTTCGTCGCCAACTACTGCCCGCTCGCCTTCTTCGAGGGTGGCCGCAACCTCACGCCCGACAAGCTGCCTGCGGCCGAGCAGCTGCCGCTGCTCACCGCCTGCGATGCGCATCTGCGCCGCCTCATGGAAGTCCTCGAGGCCGAATGGCTGATCGGCGTGGGCGCTTGGGCCGAGCAGCGCGGACGCGTGGCCCTGGCCGGTCTGCCGCTGCGCTTCGGCCGCGTGCTGCATCCCAGTCCGGCCAGTCCCGCAGCCAACCGCGGATGGGCCGAAGCCGCCACCAAGCAATTGATAGATCAGGGAATCTGGACCGCCTGACGGCGACCGACGGCTCTATTCCTGCGTCATCAGCTACTGCACACTGCGCGCTTCCCATAGCAGGGTGGTGACGATGAGTACGGCATATTCGGCCAGCAACAGGCCGGCGCTGCGCTGGCTGACGGTGCTTTCACTGAGCGCGCTGCTCGCCGCCTGTGGCGGCGGAGGGGGTAGCGATTCGAGCTCCAATCCCAACAGCCCCAGCAGCCCGAACGCGCCCGCACCCAGCCTGCCCGAAGAAGCCGCCATGGGCACCGTCGCGGCCCAGCGCATGCTCGACCAGGCCACCTTCGGCCCGAGCGAAACCAGCATCGCCGCCGCCGCCAATCTCGGTCCGATGCACTGGCTGCAAGGCCAGTTCGCCGCGCCCGTTTCGCAGTTCCGCAACTACTCCGCGGAAATCCATACTGCCGGCCTCAAGGACTTCTGCAAGGAGCGCAACCTCGGCGACAACTGCTGGCGCGACTACTACTCGGCCGAGCCCCTGGTGCGCGACTTCTACGTCCAGGCGGTGAGCGGCGGCGACCAGCTGCGCCAACGCGTGGCCTTCGCGCTCTCGCAGATCTGGGTGGTCTCCAACCACGAAGTCGAAGGCACCTACGGCCTGCGCGACTACCACCAGATGCTGCGCGACAACGCCTTCGGCAATGCGCGCACCCTGCTGCGCAAGGTGGCCCTGCATCCGGTGATGGGCACCTTCCTCAACATGGTGAACAACGAGAAGGCCGCGCCCAACGAGAACTTCGCGCGCGAGCTGATGCAGCTCTTCACCATCGGCCCCTGCCAACTCACGCAAGGCGCGGAACTCGCGGGCGGCAGCTGCCAGCCAACCTATGACAACACTGGTGTGCGTGAAGTCGCCTTCTCGCTCACCGGCTGGACTTACCCGGCAGGCGGCGTGAACCCCTGGGGCTCGAGCGGCTGGAAGAATCCGACCTACCTCAAGGGCGAGATGACCGCCGTCGCCGCCCAGCACGACCAGACCGAGCGCACCCTGCCCGGTGGCGTGGTGGTCCCCGCCGTGCGCACCCCGCAGGTGGCGCTCGACGCGGTGATCGACAGCCTCTTCAACCATCCGAACATCGCGCCCTTCCTCTCGCACCAGCTGATCCAGCACCTGGTGACGAGCAATCCCAAGCCCGAGTACGTGGCGCGTGTATCCGCAGCGTTTGCCAGCGGCACGGCCTACGGATTCGGCAGCGGCCAGCGCGGTGACATGAAGGCAATCCTCGCGGCCATCCTGCTCGATCCGGAAGCGCGCGACGCCGCCCTCGCGGAAGATTCCAACTACGGGCGCCTGCGCGAGCCGGCACAGATGATCACCAACCTGCTGCGTGCGCTCAACGGCCGCACCGATGGCACCAGCATGTACTGGTGGTGGGGCTCGGCCCTGGGCGAGATGGTCTACAACGCGCCCTCGGTCTTCAACTTCTATCCGCCCGACTATCCGCTGCCCGGCACCGCGCTGGTCGCCCCGCAGTTCGGCATCGAGAACGCCGCCACCACGATGCAGCGCCTGAACTTCATCAACGGGCTGCTCTACTGGACCAACGGCATCGGGCCCGACAGCTCGGTCCCCGGCTCCACCGGTTCGCAGGTAGACCTCACGGGCTTCCAGTCCTCCGCCGACGACGCGGCCGGACTGGTCGACCGGGTCGCGGCCCTACTTACCGGCGGCCGCCTCTCCGCCGACACGCGGAACCAGATCCTTGCCGCCGTGACGGCCTGGGACCCGGTCAAGAACAAGAGCAACTACAAGCAGGAGCGCGTGCGCACTGCCTTCTATCTGGTGCTCGCCTCACCCGACTTCCAGGTGCAACGATGAATCGCCGCGACTTCCTCCACCACGCCGGCAGCGTCGGCGGCCTCTCGCTTGCCGCCAGCACGGGTCTGCTCACCAGCCTGCAGGCGCATGCGATCCCGCCCGCCAACGACTATCGCGCGCTGGTTTGCGTCTTCCTTTACGGCGGCAACGACGGCCTCAACATGGTCGTGCCCTTCGACGCGACGCGTTACGCCCAGTACTCGACCGTGCGCGGCGCGCTGGCCCTGCCGCAGGCGGACCTGCTGCCGATCGGCACGCAGTACGCCCTGCATCCGGGCTTGGCACCGCTGCAGTCGCTGTGGACCGCCGGCCGCCTCGCACCGGTGTTCAACGTCGGGCCGCTGGCCGTGCCGCTGCTCAAGGCCGACTTCGTCGGCAAGAGCAAGGCGGTGCCGGAGAACCTCTTCTCGCATTCGGACCAGCAGACGCTCTGGCAGACCGGTGGACCCAGCGTGCTCTCGCGCACCGGCTGGGGCGGCCGCGTCGCCACCGCGGCCGGCGTGGCGCCAGCCATCGCGCTGGGCAGTCCGGGGCGCTTCGGCCACAGCCCCACTGGTGCGCCGCTCTCGCTGCCGGGACCGGGTGACGACTTCGCCCCCGATGGCTATTTCGGCGGCCCCAACGCCACCCGCCGTGCGGCGCTCGACGCGATCGCGCGCCAGGCACGCGGCAACAAGATGCTCGCGGGCTTCTCCGCCGTGCAGGCCACCGCACTCGATCGCAGTGCCTCGCTCGGCCCG is a genomic window of Niveibacterium sp. SC-1 containing:
- a CDS encoding alkaline phosphatase, with the translated sequence MTSKYRRSTSITLALACALGAWTGVAQAAGEAKNVIFFLGDGMGPVTVTAARIYKGEKQLAAQPGSLVSAERATLTMQSLRYAARIKTFSNDGQTTDSAPSMSAYMTGVKANNEVISMSSDTLAYKADGSQFINGENTTCVAGNGTAAATLLELSKAKGRAVGAISTTRVGHATPAATYAHICNRNGYNTIAEQSVPGHANYNAALGDGIDVLMGGGTRNYLPKSSAGSKRTDEVNLVTAMQAKGYSYVSSGTQLRALDASKASKLLGLFSPSEMAYELDRVNQNLDQPSLSEMTEKALGVLSRNSSGFFLMVEGGRIDHALHGSNAKRALEDTLAFDKAIDTTLAFMEKLDPGLANTLIVVTADHDHAIAFNGYGKIGSPILGKVIDYQTGAPALAADGKPYTTLVFGNGGRPNATAASQVNAEDGNKPWIAPARGAAREDLSAVDTTQDNFLQEVGINLGTPGSETHGGGDVMLFAGGAGAKIFKGTMDNTKVFFKVKEAAGL
- a CDS encoding alkaline phosphatase, translating into MKLTRTCLALASAALVLSACGSDNHNTVAETPPTPVTPQPKKNVIFFLGDGMGITTMTAARIYAVGEDGELTMDKLPETAFVHTYSNDGQVTDSAPSMAAYMTGVKMNNEVISMTPETKASDSAGKPYHASFDSTCPTGNGAAVETILEQMKAAGYATGVVSTARITHATPAATYSHVCHRDAENTIAAALVPGGAGYNAKLGDGVDVILGGGSSYFTPKESGGLRNDKRDLVAEFKTAKYGYASNKAEFDALPVDGSTKIAGLFTKSHMAYDLDRDSSKEPSLAEMTAKAIDALAARKKGFFLMVEGGRIDHALHATNARRALQDTVAFDDAIKTALTKMAVLDPELKNTLIVVTADHDHTLQMNGYAQRTGKTQAGKPGVLGLVKNYVNGQPSTDVDGNPYTILGFGNGPRRLATRGPIGDTELENVEFLQEAVVPLASETHGGGDVFLGAQGLGAENFSGVMTNTDVYGLMKKAIGLQ
- a CDS encoding MFS transporter — protein: MTVRLARTHRLAAILLLGFASGLPLALTGQAMQAWLTTDGVDLATIGFLGLVGIPYTFKFLWAPLMDRFEPPLLGRRRGWLVVSQLALAGVLAWMSRLAPGAQPLLFAQAAVLVAFLSASQDVVVDAYRTDLVGDTPEQGLGASLHVFGYRMAMILSGGIALIWADQWQSWPRVYLLMAAVMVVAAVVSLVFVPAVSSQSRPLASSPRQELLGFLAMLVGVAAGWLLARQGLMLLGLDPADDNKWIQLLFVLAEIACALPLAWWAARKARFETLNRSLESFFTVKGAGAFLVLIVLYKLGDAFAGSLTTPFLIKGMGFTQAEVGIANKLIGIWLTVLGALAGGALMLRLSLYRALLIFGVLQLVSNAGFLALAHLGRGAWGSFWLPAFDWHFIALREPAQLDGLLLAVVAGENISGGMGTVAFVGLLMSLCNKHFSATHYALLSALAAVGRIYVSPLAGVLSLAIGWPAFFVLSIVLAVPGVVMVWRMRERLLALAPPTGAQR
- a CDS encoding uracil-DNA glycosylase family protein, giving the protein MTQTSDALIKAAHVLSDACEALSFAAPVTHVYNPLTYAMGANEQYLKRYGATKKKVVFLGMNPGPFGMVQTGVPFGEIAAVRDWMGISGGVEKPAQQTDKRPIEGFDCPRSEVSGRRLWGLFAQRFGSADDFFAEHFVANYCPLAFFEGGRNLTPDKLPAAEQLPLLTACDAHLRRLMEVLEAEWLIGVGAWAEQRGRVALAGLPLRFGRVLHPSPASPAANRGWAEAATKQLIDQGIWTA
- a CDS encoding DUF1800 domain-containing protein gives rise to the protein MSTAYSASNRPALRWLTVLSLSALLAACGGGGGSDSSSNPNSPSSPNAPAPSLPEEAAMGTVAAQRMLDQATFGPSETSIAAAANLGPMHWLQGQFAAPVSQFRNYSAEIHTAGLKDFCKERNLGDNCWRDYYSAEPLVRDFYVQAVSGGDQLRQRVAFALSQIWVVSNHEVEGTYGLRDYHQMLRDNAFGNARTLLRKVALHPVMGTFLNMVNNEKAAPNENFARELMQLFTIGPCQLTQGAELAGGSCQPTYDNTGVREVAFSLTGWTYPAGGVNPWGSSGWKNPTYLKGEMTAVAAQHDQTERTLPGGVVVPAVRTPQVALDAVIDSLFNHPNIAPFLSHQLIQHLVTSNPKPEYVARVSAAFASGTAYGFGSGQRGDMKAILAAILLDPEARDAALAEDSNYGRLREPAQMITNLLRALNGRTDGTSMYWWWGSALGEMVYNAPSVFNFYPPDYPLPGTALVAPQFGIENAATTMQRLNFINGLLYWTNGIGPDSSVPGSTGSQVDLTGFQSSADDAAGLVDRVAALLTGGRLSADTRNQILAAVTAWDPVKNKSNYKQERVRTAFYLVLASPDFQVQR
- a CDS encoding DUF1501 domain-containing protein, whose translation is MNRRDFLHHAGSVGGLSLAASTGLLTSLQAHAIPPANDYRALVCVFLYGGNDGLNMVVPFDATRYAQYSTVRGALALPQADLLPIGTQYALHPGLAPLQSLWTAGRLAPVFNVGPLAVPLLKADFVGKSKAVPENLFSHSDQQTLWQTGGPSVLSRTGWGGRVATAAGVAPAIALGSPGRFGHSPTGAPLSLPGPGDDFAPDGYFGGPNATRRAALDAIARQARGNKMLAGFSAVQATALDRSASLGPVLAITPTNTPSEAMNAPFQNLAAPLNTPLAKQLYQVAKLIEQRAALGSGRQVFIVSQGGYDNHANQLPLHAALMADLGNSLAAFHTAMEQLGVADKVTSFTMSDFGRTFKPNNSAGTDHAWGNNHLVIGAAVKGGATYGAYPTLELGGQDDVGDKSWERQGRWIPTTSVDQYAATLAAWFGLDDATLATVFPSLANFSVKKLAFMNA